A stretch of Episyrphus balteatus chromosome 2, idEpiBalt1.1, whole genome shotgun sequence DNA encodes these proteins:
- the LOC129910389 gene encoding uncharacterized protein LOC129910389, with product MKFGRFCLAVAVLGHVLCLVATSFSQVEEKPKNITHDWAKSRQKRFLIFPTQAAHKFLISLALTIDLGDKTAWRSLSGAWNFQWQHMLPLTVLHWWNSTYFPAKSRSITGTATLPLSLSTSSAATATASQEPTDLTATFLYAMIENYMNNKGMNGRECLQRAICENAQVHFVGGVLDHVYKRLLTPERSMEEYYKDSFTMGSKGADCLKTFYGCPKGESVFDHFVRMEDVE from the exons ATGAAATTCGG AAGATTTTGTCTTGCAGTTGCTGTATTAGGTCACGTTCTATGCTTGGTAGCAACATCATTTAGTCAGGTGGAGGAGAAGCCAAAAAATATTACCCATGATTGGGCAAAGAGTCGACAGAAACGTTTTCTAATTTTCCCAACTCAAGCTGCTCACAAG tttcttATCAGTCTGGCTCTGACTATCGACTTGGGTGACAAAACAGCATGGAGATCATTATCGGGTGCATGGAATTTTCAATGGCAGCATATGCTGCCATTGACAGTCCTCCATTGGTGGAACAGCACCTATTTTCCGGCCAAGTCTCGTTCAATAACAGGTACAGCAACTTTACCTTTGTCTCTATCAACGTCATCTGCAGCCACAGCAACAGCTTCCCAAGAGCCAACAGATCTGACAGCAACTTTTCTCTATGCCATGATTGAAAACTATATGAATAATAAAGGCATGAATGGCAGGGAATGTCTGCAGAGGGCAATTTGTGAGAATGCCCAGGTACATTTTGTTGGAGGTGTACTTGACCATGTCTACAAGCGATTGCTGAC acctGAACGTTCGATGGAGGAATATTATAAGGACTCATTTACGATGGGCTCGAAAGGTGCTGATTGCTTGAAAACCTTCTATGGCTGCCCGAAAGGTGAGAGTGTATTCGATCATTTTGTTCGAATGGAAGATGTTGagtga